AAAATTGCTGCAAAAATTATCTCCCCAGCAGATACAGATGATCAAGCTGCTGGAGATACCTACCATGCAGCTTGAGCAGAGAATTAAAGCCGAAATAGAGGAAAATCCGGCTCTTGAAGAAGGAGCTCTTGAAGAAATGATGGAAACGGATTCATCCGATGATGATATCAGCAGCGATCCGAATGATAAGGATAAGGAAGAATTCACGCTCGAAGATTATGTGGATGAGGATGAATATCCTTCGTATAAACTGAATGCACAGAATTATTCAAAGGATGATAAGAGGGAAGAAATTCCTTTTTCAGTAGGGTTGTCATTTCACGATCATCTTGAGGATCAGCTCGGCATGCGCCCGCTTGACGAAAAGCAGAGGCTTCTTGCCTTGTATATGCTTGGAAATATTGATGATGACGGGTATCTGAGAAGACGCCTTGAGAGCATTGTGGATGATGTTGCCTTTGCACTTAATATTAAAACTGATGAACCCGAGCTGATCGGTATCCTGAGGATCATCCAGGAACTTGATCCTCCCGGTGTAGGCGCCAGGAATCTCCAGGAATGTCTCGTACTTCAGATTGAAGCCAAAGATCTTGAAAACCCGACCATTCAGCTAGCACACAAAATTCTGAAGGATCATTTTGAGGAATTTACCCGGAAACATTACGATAAAATTCTTACCCGGTTAAATATTAAGGATGAACAGCTTAAGGATGCCCTTGATGAAATACTCAAACTGAATCCAAAACCGGGAAGCGCTTATACTGATCCTCAGAACAAGGGCTACGGCCATATTATACCTGATTTTATCCTCGAGAACAACGAAGGCGATCTGGAACTCAGTCTGAATGCAAGAAATGTTCCTGAATTAAAGGTCAGCAGGACATATAATGATATGCTTCTGAATTACCAGCATAATAAAGGCAATAATTCCAAAACCGAAAAGGAAGCACTGACTTTCGTCAAGCAAAAGCTGGATTCCGCTAAATGGTTTATCGATGCCATACGGCAAAGGCAAAATACTTTGCTTGTAACCATGAATGCCATTATTTCATACCAGCATGAGTATTTTGTTACGGGCGACGAAACCAAGCTAAAGCCTATGATTCTGAAAGATATTGCAGATATTACAGGGCTCGATGTTTCGACCATTTCACGGGTTGCAAACAGCAAATACATTCAAACCAATTTTGGCATTATTCCTCTTAAATTCTTTTTCTCCGAAGGAATGCAAACAGAATCAGGAGAGGAAGTGTCAACTAGGGAGATAAAAAAGATTTTGCAGGATTGTCTTGATTCCGAAGACAAACGCCATCCCATAACGGATGACCGGCTTGCTGAAATATTAAAAGAAAAGGGATATCATATTGCCCGGCGTACGGTTGCAAAATACAGGGAGCAACTTAATATACCGGTGGCAAGGATGAGAAAAGAGCTATAATTATGGAGAAACGATTCGCAACATTTATTTCATACCTGGCTCATCCTTTAATCGTTCCAATCCTAGGCCTCATGGTTATCGGAAATTCGGGAACCTATATGGCTGACATCGATCCCCGTTTCAGACAATATATTTATGTTACTGTGTTTATTTTCACGCTCCTTCTTCCCGTTGCTTTAATTCCTCTTTTTTATTATTTCGGTCTTGCACGCAATGTATATTTCAGTGAGAAAAGAGAACGAATAATTCCATTATACCTGACCCTTGTTTTTTACCTTGTTGCCTATTTCCTTGTAAAGAGGGTTCCGGTTTCTGCTGTATATCAAAGGTTTTTATTCAGTGGTTGCCTGTCGATGCTTTTCCTTTCTGCTATATCAAATTTTTGGAAGATAAGCGCACATATGGTTGGGTGGGGAGGTATTACGGGACTGATCCTTATGCTATCCATCCGGTTTAATACCGATCTGATGCTTTTCATGATTGTAAGCCTTCTCATTTCAGGTATAGCCGGATATGCCCGTTTGCGACTCAACGCTCATAACGGACGTGAGCTGTATACAGGTTATTTACTTGGATTGGCAATTATGGTAGTGGTTTTCTCCTTCAAATAACCGGCATAAAGCTTTTTCAAATCAAATTGTGATTGTAATACAAAACTGAACAATCCCGTTCTACTCAATCTTTCGGCAAGATACTCCTGTTCAGGCTGACCGGGTGTCGGAACTAAAACAGCCGGCTTTTGAATTTCAATCAAATCCATTATGCTTGAATAACCTGACCTGCAAATGACAAGATGAGCTTTTCTCAATAAAGAAAGAAATTCAGGGTCAACAAGGTGATTTACCATTTTAACATTTTCTGTCAGGGTATCGTCCTCAAAATCCTGCATGCCCGAAATAATTAATATTTTACATTGCATGGTCTTTGCCTGGGCAATGATTCTGCTTGTGAAATGTCTCAATTGAGGCTGTGGTCCGCTAAGTGAAACTACGATATCATATTCGGGAGTATTAATTAAGGAAACACTTTGAAATCGTGACAGCCATCCGATAAACCGAGCATTGGCAGGCAGACTGAAGCGATGAGAAAGATTACCGGTAAGATTACCAGCATCTTTTATATCAGGAATCCAGCATTCATCAAACCGGGTCACAAGTCGTTTTAATATAAGGTAAAGCGGGTATTCCGCCCATGAAAAGTAAACCGGCAGAACAGGAGATAGCTGATGAGTGATAATGATGTTGTGTGTTATTGCCGAATAAATTCCATAGCGGTTATCTGATACTATGGTATCGATTTTATACTTTGAAATCAGGGGTTTAAGTTGCCGGTGTTCTGCAATCACAGAATTTGCAAGCAGAGGAACCTGGAACAAAACTGATAGTATCAGTCCCCGTGGGTTTCCGGGATATTTTACCGAATACGTATTGAAATGTTCATAAGGTAGTTCCGGGAATGACTCATGAATAAGCGATCCTGATTTTCCTGAGCCACCCAGAATAACCTTCCAGCCATGACTTAGAAAGCAGCGAATAACAGGGATTAACCGGGTTGCATGTCCCAATCCCCAGTCGAGCGGACATATAAAAACAGTTCCGGGTTTCCTGTTTTGTATTAGTTCATTTATCAAGGGGTAACAAGGGTTTCAATACCTAAATTCCTTACCAGGGAAGCAATATGTTCAAGTTCTTCAGGTGTAGCGGCTTGCAGTCCGTTTACTGCCGTATCCCTGGCAAGCGAATAGATCATTACAGTCTGAGGTTTAACTTCTTCAAGCACAGCAAGCCACGCTTTGATCTCGTTTTCGGTTGTATTATCTACATAAATCCCGTTGCAGGTACCCTTGAAAAAAAGAGACTGAATCAGAAGCTTGCCGCTGAAGGCTCTGAACGCGGCTTTAATATTATCAGGATTATAACTTCCCTTCGGGCAATTGATTGCTTCAAGCGTTCGTGGTATGGCTGAATCAAGTTTCAGTATATTCAGATCAACCTCAAGCAATGATTTATGAATGTGCGGCTGCCCAATAAGAGTGGCATTTGATAGTACGGCAATTTTTGCACCCGGCAACAAGCGATTGCGGATTTCGATTGTTTCTTTGATAATGCGCGGGAATTCAGGATGCAATGTTGGCTCGCCATTTCCGGCAAAAGTGATGCAATCAAGGTACTCACCCTGCAACTTCATTTCGGCGAGTTTATTTTCAAGCGAAATCCTTACTTCATCCGCAGAGGGGAAAGAATGGCTTTTATCGGCGAGCGGGGTAAGTCCGCATTCACAATAAACGCAGTTAAAATTACACACTTTCAGGCCAGCGGGCAGTAAATTAATGCCGAGTGATTCACCAAGCCTGCGGCTCCATACAGGCCCGAATATGATTGTATCAAACAGAAAAGTAGACATACAGATGGCAAATATAGTACATGCCGTTGCGAGATTAGTAATTAATTCATGATCATTGTTATTCCAAATGGTTAATTTTAACAACATACTTTTATCGTGAGCCTATGAATTATATCGATCTGTTTGTCCTTGTGCTTCTGGTGTATGCCATATTCAAAGGGTTTACAAAGGGTTTTATATTACAAATGACAGTGATAGCAGCACTGGGTTTGGGAATCTATGCTGCTCTTAAGCTCTCTGATTTAACTGCCCTTAAGCTGAAAGGACATGTTTCACTCAGTCCTGAAAGTCTCCATTTGCTGGCAATGGGGTTAACATTTGCTCTTGTTTTCTTCCTTGTTTGGTTGCTGGGCAAACTTGTAGAAAAAATGGTCGAAGCTATGGACCTTTCCATGCTCAACCGGTTATTCGGCGTTGTTTTCAGTGCTGCAAAAATTCTTTTGATTTGCGGATTGATACTGGCTTTTGTCGACAGGATTGATCAGAAAATTGCATTTCTGCCGAAAAACACAAGAGAGAAATCAATATTCTATGAGCCTTTGACAAAAATGATAATCACCGTTTTTCCATCCATGCATACACCAGGTACAAATTATGAAGGTGTGAAAGTTCAAGTGTGAATCACTTCCGATATTTAATGGAACCTAAATAGTATATTTGCCAAAATTTTTCATATGACTTTCATTGAAGAACTCAGTTGGAGGGGAATGATTCATGATATGATGCCCGGCACTGAGGAACAATTGCAGAAGGAGATGACTGCGGGTTACATCGGATTTGATCCCACTGCTGATTCACTTCATATCGGGAACCTGCTACCCATCATGCTTCTTGTCCATTTCCAGCGGAGCGGCCATAAGCCGATTGCACTGGTTGGCGGTGCTACCGGTATGATTGGCGATCCCTCGTTCAAAGCTGAAGAGCGAAAATTTCTTGATGAAGATACGCTTAGGCATAATTTATCGTGCCAGCGTAAACAGCTTGAAAAATTCCTCAACTTTGATTGTGGCGCCAACTCAGCTGAAATCGTCAATAATTATGACTGGTTCAAAGAATTTTCATTTCTTGGCTTTTTACGTGAGGTAGGCAAGCATATAACCGTCAATTATATGATGTCGAAAGATTCTGTGAAAAAGAGGCTTGAAACCGGGATCTCTTTCACCGAATTTACATACCAGCTGATCCAGGGACATGACTATTTCCATCTTTATAGGGAAAAGAACTGCAGGTTACAAATGGGAGGCTCCGACCAGTGGGGAAACATAGTTACAGGTACGGAATTGATCCGCAGGAAAGCGGGAGGAGAGGCCTATGCCCTGACATGTCCACTTGTCACTAAATCGGATGGAGGCAAATTCGGGAAGTCCGAAAAAGGAAATGTATGGCTTGATGCCAATAAAACTTCCGTGTATGCCTTTTACCAGTTCTGGCTGAATACTTCGGATGAAGATGCTGAAAAGTACATAAAGTTGTTTACCTTACTCACACAGGAAGAAATTCAGAAGATTACCGATGAGCATAAGGCCGAGCCTCATTTGAGGCTTCTGCAAAAAAAACTGGCCACCGAGGTCACGTTAATGGTACACTCATCTGAAGGACTGGAAACGGCTATTGAAGCATCAGAAATACTATTCGGAAAGGGAACCGAAGAATCACTTAAAAAACTTGATGAGGGTACATTTTTAAGTGTCTTCGATGGTGTTCCGCTCTTTGTTGTTGAAAGGGAAAAACTCCAACAGGGAATAAACATTGCCGAGTTGCTGGGTGAGATCACTGCTGTTTTACCTTCCAAAGGCGAGGTAAGACGAATGATCAAAGGCGGTGGCATAAGCCTTAATAAGAAAAAAATAGAAGATGAGAATGCCGTCATTGGTACGGATTACCTTATAAACAACCGGTATATACTGGTTCAGAAAGGAAAAAAGAACTATTACCTGATTAATAGCAAATAATAATAGTATGGAAAGTAAGCAGCAAAATAAAGCTTTTGTAAACAATGCTTTTGATCTTGTGCGTTTCGCCTGGGATAAAAAATGGATCCTGATTATCTTATCAGGCCTAGCTTTTATCAGTTCTGTTATTATATCACTTTCAATCACTCCCCGTTTCAAATCGGGAGTTGTATTGTTTCCTGCTGCTTCGGTTTCCCTTTCGAAAAGTCTTGTGGAAACTTCCTCTATATCCACTGATAACAGGGATGTGTTATCATTCGGAGAAGATGAAGAAGCGGAAAGGATGCTTCAGATTCTGCATTCAAACCAGATTAAAGAGCATGTTGTAAAAAAGTTCGATTTGCTGAAGCATTATGATATCGACATGAACAAGCCTTTTCCATATACAAAACTTGAAAACAAGTATAAAAACAACATTAAATTCCGACGTACCGAATTTATGTCGATTGAAATCAATGTGCTGGACAGGGATGCCCAGACAGCTGCAGACATTGCCAATGAGATAGCAGGTTACATTGATTCCACCATTCACAATATGCAGAAAGAAAGAGCTCTGGATGCGTTTAACCTGGTTGAGAAAGAATACAACAATTCTGAAAAGGAAATTCAGGTAATCAGTGACTCACTTCAGAAAATCAGGCACCTGGGAGTGATCGATTATGAGTCACAGGCATCCATACTGAATACTGCCTATGCCAGTGCTTTGGCCAGGGGTGACAAGGCAGCGGCAAATATCCTGGCAGGACGTATGGATATTCTTACCCGTTACGGAGGCAGCTATGTTGAATTGTCCAAAAAGCTCGAATCGGAAATACAGCGGAACGCCCAGTTAAAGTCTAAGTATGTTTCTGCAAAAGTAAACCTTGAACAAAATATTCCCCAGATTTTTATTGTTGACAAGGCCAAGAAAGCTGAAAGGAAAGCTGTACCTAAAAGATCAATAATTGTAATCGTTTCAACTCTTTCTGCTTTTGCATTATCTCTTTTAATTCTTCTGATCATTGAGCAGGTGAAAAAGGCGGATTGATGACCTCTTTATCAGATATCCTTAAAAAAAACGGACTCGTTATAACCCTCGTTCTGCTTTATATAATAGCAGACATGGTTTTAACCTATAGGGAAATTTACCTGCTTAACCTGCTTCCTGTTATTTTAATCGTTGTTTACCTGGCAGTGGCCCGCATTGACCTTGTTTATTTTATCATTATCGGATGTACCCCATTGTCCATCCAATTGCTTGAATTTTTCCCGTCATTATCCATTGACTTTGCCATTCCAACCGAGCCGTTGATCTTCGGCGTACTGATACTCTTAACATATCGTGCCGCGAAATCAGGTATAGTAAATAAGGATGTTTTCAATCATCCGGTAAGCTATGCCATTTTCTTTTATTTGTTCTGGATTTTGGTAACATCAATTACCAGTTCAATACCACAAGTCTCGTTTAAATTTTTATTGGCAAGAATATGGTTTCTTGCCGTTTTCTATTTTCTTGCAATATATATTCTCAAAGACCTCAAGAAGATAAGGACATTTATCCTGGCCTATACCTTGCCGATGCTGATTGTGATTTTCTACGCCATAAACAGGCATCTGGCTTACGGATTATTTGATAAGCAGGCCTCACATGGCGTCATGAATCCATTCTTCAGAGATCATACCTCATATGGTGCAGTGCTGGCTATGTTATTTTTTGCCGTTGCGGGACTGGTCCTGAATAAAAAGCGAAATTTCCTTATGCAATCCATCGTTTGGGGGTCATGGTTAATTGTGATCATTGCGTTGGTATTATCATACACCCGGGCAGCCTGGATCAGCGTGGTAGTTTCCTTGGGTATTTTGGTAGTGGTATTAATGAGGATAAGGCTGATCTATATTCTGCTGTTGTCGATTTTCGGAATCTTTTATCTTACGGGGGAACGTCTGAATATCATTCACAAAATGCAGCAGAACAGGCAGGTTTCCTCAGCTTCGCTTTCTGAACATGTAAGATCCATTTCAAACATCACAACGGATGCATCAAACCTGGAACGGCTTAACAGGTGGAACTCCGCATTCAGGATGTTCAGGGAAAGACCTGTATTTGGTTTCGGTCCTGGAACCTATATGTTTAAATATGCTCCCTATCAGCGATCTGCCGATAAAACTACAATCAGTACCGATTTTGGCGACAGGGGGAATGCTCACAGTGAATACATCGGGCCTCTTGTGGAGAGCGGAGTTCTTGGCTCTCTTTCTTATATAATTATCTGTATTATGACCCTGATAACCGGTATCAATGTGTACTTCAGGTTAAAGGATCCACGTCTGAAGCAGATCGTTCTTGCGCTGTGGCTTGGCTATATTACTTACCTGATTCACGGAACCCTGAATAATTTCCTGGATACGGACAAAGTATCTGCATTATTCTGGGGTTTTACAGCAGTTTTTGTTTCGCTTGATATCCGGCTAAAAGAACTCAATGCCTAAAATAGAAATGTCGTCAAAAATGGCGGCGCTTCCCTCATAAATCCCCTGTTTTTTAATAATCGACTGTATATTTTCGTCTATAACATGACTGTTCATGATACAGTCTTCAATTTCCTTGGTTCCAAATGATACCTCCTTGCCATCAATCAGTTCTACCAATCCGTCGGTGTAACAGATTATTTTGGCAGGTTCTTCAACAGTAAGGGATCCTTTTCGAATAACAGGAATTTCATCGACCATGCCAATGCCTACACAGCCTTTATTAAGAAAAACAAGTTCTTTCTTCTTTTTAAAATACATCATTGGCTGATTATGACCGGCGTTGATGTATTGAAGTTCACGGGTTTTATAGTTAAATTTTCCTATAAAAATCGTTATAAACTTTTCACCATTAGCTGAATGCAGAACCCGTTCATTTAATTTTTCAATGAGCGCATCAAGGGAAATATCATAAGTAAAAAGTGCACGAAGGTTTGCCTGGAAATTGGACATCAGCAAAGCAGCTGACATTCC
Above is a window of Bacteroidales bacterium DNA encoding:
- the rpoN gene encoding RNA polymerase factor sigma-54, coding for MLKQKLQQKLLQKLSPQQIQMIKLLEIPTMQLEQRIKAEIEENPALEEGALEEMMETDSSDDDISSDPNDKDKEEFTLEDYVDEDEYPSYKLNAQNYSKDDKREEIPFSVGLSFHDHLEDQLGMRPLDEKQRLLALYMLGNIDDDGYLRRRLESIVDDVAFALNIKTDEPELIGILRIIQELDPPGVGARNLQECLVLQIEAKDLENPTIQLAHKILKDHFEEFTRKHYDKILTRLNIKDEQLKDALDEILKLNPKPGSAYTDPQNKGYGHIIPDFILENNEGDLELSLNARNVPELKVSRTYNDMLLNYQHNKGNNSKTEKEALTFVKQKLDSAKWFIDAIRQRQNTLLVTMNAIISYQHEYFVTGDETKLKPMILKDIADITGLDVSTISRVANSKYIQTNFGIIPLKFFFSEGMQTESGEEVSTREIKKILQDCLDSEDKRHPITDDRLAEILKEKGYHIARRTVAKYREQLNIPVARMRKEL
- a CDS encoding glycosyltransferase — its product is MINELIQNRKPGTVFICPLDWGLGHATRLIPVIRCFLSHGWKVILGGSGKSGSLIHESFPELPYEHFNTYSVKYPGNPRGLILSVLFQVPLLANSVIAEHRQLKPLISKYKIDTIVSDNRYGIYSAITHNIIITHQLSPVLPVYFSWAEYPLYLILKRLVTRFDECWIPDIKDAGNLTGNLSHRFSLPANARFIGWLSRFQSVSLINTPEYDIVVSLSGPQPQLRHFTSRIIAQAKTMQCKILIISGMQDFEDDTLTENVKMVNHLVDPEFLSLLRKAHLVICRSGYSSIMDLIEIQKPAVLVPTPGQPEQEYLAERLSRTGLFSFVLQSQFDLKKLYAGYLKEKTTTIIANPSK
- a CDS encoding radical SAM protein encodes the protein MSTFLFDTIIFGPVWSRRLGESLGINLLPAGLKVCNFNCVYCECGLTPLADKSHSFPSADEVRISLENKLAEMKLQGEYLDCITFAGNGEPTLHPEFPRIIKETIEIRNRLLPGAKIAVLSNATLIGQPHIHKSLLEVDLNILKLDSAIPRTLEAINCPKGSYNPDNIKAAFRAFSGKLLIQSLFFKGTCNGIYVDNTTENEIKAWLAVLEEVKPQTVMIYSLARDTAVNGLQAATPEELEHIASLVRNLGIETLVTP
- a CDS encoding CvpA family protein; the encoded protein is MNYIDLFVLVLLVYAIFKGFTKGFILQMTVIAALGLGIYAALKLSDLTALKLKGHVSLSPESLHLLAMGLTFALVFFLVWLLGKLVEKMVEAMDLSMLNRLFGVVFSAAKILLICGLILAFVDRIDQKIAFLPKNTREKSIFYEPLTKMIITVFPSMHTPGTNYEGVKVQV
- the tyrS gene encoding tyrosine--tRNA ligase, with protein sequence MTFIEELSWRGMIHDMMPGTEEQLQKEMTAGYIGFDPTADSLHIGNLLPIMLLVHFQRSGHKPIALVGGATGMIGDPSFKAEERKFLDEDTLRHNLSCQRKQLEKFLNFDCGANSAEIVNNYDWFKEFSFLGFLREVGKHITVNYMMSKDSVKKRLETGISFTEFTYQLIQGHDYFHLYREKNCRLQMGGSDQWGNIVTGTELIRRKAGGEAYALTCPLVTKSDGGKFGKSEKGNVWLDANKTSVYAFYQFWLNTSDEDAEKYIKLFTLLTQEEIQKITDEHKAEPHLRLLQKKLATEVTLMVHSSEGLETAIEASEILFGKGTEESLKKLDEGTFLSVFDGVPLFVVEREKLQQGINIAELLGEITAVLPSKGEVRRMIKGGGISLNKKKIEDENAVIGTDYLINNRYILVQKGKKNYYLINSK
- a CDS encoding O-antigen ligase family protein, which gives rise to MTSLSDILKKNGLVITLVLLYIIADMVLTYREIYLLNLLPVILIVVYLAVARIDLVYFIIIGCTPLSIQLLEFFPSLSIDFAIPTEPLIFGVLILLTYRAAKSGIVNKDVFNHPVSYAIFFYLFWILVTSITSSIPQVSFKFLLARIWFLAVFYFLAIYILKDLKKIRTFILAYTLPMLIVIFYAINRHLAYGLFDKQASHGVMNPFFRDHTSYGAVLAMLFFAVAGLVLNKKRNFLMQSIVWGSWLIVIIALVLSYTRAAWISVVVSLGILVVVLMRIRLIYILLLSIFGIFYLTGERLNIIHKMQQNRQVSSASLSEHVRSISNITTDASNLERLNRWNSAFRMFRERPVFGFGPGTYMFKYAPYQRSADKTTISTDFGDRGNAHSEYIGPLVESGVLGSLSYIIICIMTLITGINVYFRLKDPRLKQIVLALWLGYITYLIHGTLNNFLDTDKVSALFWGFTAVFVSLDIRLKELNA